AATGGAACCAGCTGCCCAAGCTTGGGGTATATTCGCATCTGGATAGGGAACTGGAAAGTTATCGTCTCGGCGTTCAATTCCGCCAAATAATTCGGGCATTCGTCCAGCTTGAAAATAACTAGCAGCAGCAAAAATCCCCTCAGCAATTTGATTGGCTTCTTTGTCGTAGCCATATCGTTTCAACCCAGATGCAATAATAGAGTTATCGTGCGGCCAAACACTTCCTCTTTGATAACTAATGGGGTTATATCCTTGATTTTGCGATGAAAGAGTCCGTATACCCCAACCACACCACATATCTGGTTGGAAAAGTCGCTCTGCAACTTTTTTCGCCCTTTCTTGCGGTACAATCCCAGACCAGAGCAATTGTCCGGGATTTGAGGCGATCGACTTAATTTGTTGCTTGTTGTTATCTAAGCCAAGACAGTAAAAGCCTTCATCTTCCATCCAAAAGCGATCGTTAAAACGTTGATATAGTTCTTCTGCTTTTTGACGTAACTTGTTCGCTTGTGCTTGTTCTCCCCAGACCTCATAAATGAAAGCAGCCTTGAGCCAAGCATCGTAGACATAACCTTGTACCTCGCACAAAGCAATCGGTGGCTCTACTAATTTGCCATTGGGATAAACCATTGATTCACCCGAATCTTTCCAGCCTTGATTGCGTAATCCATGACTAGAACGAGTCATATACTCAACAAACCCATCATTATCAAAATCGCCGTACTTATCAATCCACTTTAGGGCTTTTTCTAGAGGCGATCGACATTCATTCAACATGACTAGATCGGCGTTCCAGCTATAAGTTTCAGCTAGGGTAATAATCCAGAGAATAGTAGTATCTACCGTGCCGTAATAGGGATTGTAGGGTAGTTGATTGAGTTTAGTTAATTCGTCACGCCGCAATTCATGTAGCATTTTACCGGGTTGAGCATCGTGCCAGTCATCCGATTCGGTGGCTTGTAACTGAGCTAACCGAATAAGCGTACCACGGGCAAATTCGTGGTAGACTGCCATTGTTTGTAAGCTAGTAATTACAGAGTCACGCCCAAAAACAGCCATAAACCAAGGAATACCAGCAGCAGGCATCCAAAACTGATGCCCATTGTCTTCTACCTGAATTCGTAAAGCTCCCATATCAACGAGCGCCTGCTGATAAAATCCTTGAATTTCAGCATTAGAAGACTGCAACTTTGTCGCGTTACTCAGAAATTCATCGCTGACTTTTCCGGCTTCTGTATTATGAGATGTATTACAGGTTTGTTGGGGTTGAAGGACATCTCCATTGGCTAAGGCTGTAAAATTAATACAGGTGTGCCATGTTTTGCTAGGAAGAATCACCACATTAAACATTAAACGACCATTGGCGTAGTTCGCTTCTGAAGTAGAACAAACTGGCTCAGTCACGATGCCTCGAACAAAAGAACGACTACGATACTGAGTAGTGAGTACACCGTCTTTCCATACTGTTTCAGTATTACCCCGCATGACGATGTTCTTGGCTTTCACTTCAAAAATATCGGCAAAGTCAGAACGAATCGCCAACATCAATTGAAACTCAACAGCTTCTGAGTGGTAGTTGGTGATATCGATATCTTCGTGCATTCCTCCTACAATGTCGCGTCGAATGGTTACGAGCAAACTACCAGAAGCTAAGTTGCCGTTAACAGTGGGGATTTGCGGATTAGTAAATTGATAAAGAGCAGTGTGATGATTGATGTTACTAGCGGCTAGAAGTACCTGACTTTTCACGGGATGTGGAAAAGGAGAAGTGGTTCGCGGAGAATTTACGCGAACTAACTTTTATGGTTGGCGATATTTAGAAGTTTCTTCGATTAAATCTTTCAGCCCAAGGTTGAGGGACTCAATTGATCGATCTAAAGCTTGAATTTTGGCACGGCGGGTAATTTGTTCAAGAGCATCTATGTAAGCTTGACTACCAGATTTACCTAAATGCTGATATCGAGACAATTTACCATCAGTCTTTGTAGGAAAAATTGGTGAAGATGCCTGTAGTTTGTAATACCAATAATTATCAGTCCGCCCCTTAGCTTGGTAACGAACAATCCAACAGGAAGCGGGAGCGACCTTACCCGAAGCGAGTATTGAATGAATTTCTTGCTCAAGACGTTGTTTGGTTTTGGCTACTGCGTCTATACGTTTGGCTAAATCATCTTGAATTGAAGATTTTGGCGACAGGGGCATATAACACACTCCGATTTGGTTCGCGTATAATATCCGCGAATTATTTTCTGATGGAATCAGGCAGGTGTTTAGCTTTTGGAACGCATTATTTAAGATTTTGGTGTAGTAGCCAACCTTGGCACAAGGTT
This window of the Nostoc sp. HK-01 genome carries:
- a CDS encoding amylo-alpha-1,6-glucosidase; translation: MKSQVLLAASNINHHTALYQFTNPQIPTVNGNLASGSLLVTIRRDIVGGMHEDIDITNYHSEAVEFQLMLAIRSDFADIFEVKAKNIVMRGNTETVWKDGVLTTQYRSRSFVRGIVTEPVCSTSEANYANGRLMFNVVILPSKTWHTCINFTALANGDVLQPQQTCNTSHNTEAGKVSDEFLSNATKLQSSNAEIQGFYQQALVDMGALRIQVEDNGHQFWMPAAGIPWFMAVFGRDSVITSLQTMAVYHEFARGTLIRLAQLQATESDDWHDAQPGKMLHELRRDELTKLNQLPYNPYYGTVDTTILWIITLAETYSWNADLVMLNECRSPLEKALKWIDKYGDFDNDGFVEYMTRSSHGLRNQGWKDSGESMVYPNGKLVEPPIALCEVQGYVYDAWLKAAFIYEVWGEQAQANKLRQKAEELYQRFNDRFWMEDEGFYCLGLDNNKQQIKSIASNPGQLLWSGIVPQERAKKVAERLFQPDMWCGWGIRTLSSQNQGYNPISYQRGSVWPHDNSIIASGLKRYGYDKEANQIAEGIFAAASYFQAGRMPELFGGIERRDDNFPVPYPDANIPQAWAAGSIFLLIRSILGLDADAPQRKLKVQPSLPECLPDLKLTNLSVGDAKVSLRFWREGEQTHWEITHQDGELEVSATN